From Aedes albopictus strain Foshan chromosome 1, AalbF5, whole genome shotgun sequence, one genomic window encodes:
- the LOC109410126 gene encoding uncharacterized protein CG5902 yields the protein MSSSCCGTKKPKLNGGNYANANGHCADGNQGGRGSSGKGPMVNGHTNGYLSNGHAAAAAGGDGSQSMADSMPEMCFYCFEVLYRELNQLEEPRTPSFTNEPFPLFVTWKIGKDKRLRGCIGTFSAMRLHSGLREYAITSALKDSRFSPITRDEIQRLTVSVSILQGFEEARGYLDWTLGVHGIRIEFYNERGSKRTATYLPQVATEQGWDQTQTIDSLLRKGGYRAAITPEMRRSIKLTRYTSQECHMTYGEYRDLLERQSQYNQPGRVQC from the exons atgtCGTCCAGTTGTTGTGGGACGAAGAAGCCGAAGCTCAACGGGGGAAACTATGCGAACGCTAATGGACACTGTGCCGACGGGAATCAGGGCGGGCGTGGCTCGTCCGGGAAAGGGCCCATGGTGAACGGTCACACCAACGGGTACCTGAGCAACGGACATGCTGCTGCAGCCGCCGGTGGCGATGGCAGCCAATCGATGGCTGACTCCATGCCGGAGATGTGCTTTTACTGCTTCGAGGTGCTGTACCGGGAGTTGAACCAACTGGAGGAACCTCGCACACCGTCCTTCACCAATGAACCCTT CCCACTGTTTGTCACTTGGAAAATTGGGAAGGACAAGCGACTGCGCGGATGTATCGGAACATTCAGCGCAATGCGTTTACACTCAG GTCTTCGAGAATACGCAATAACAAGTGCTTTAAAGGATTCCCGCTTCTCGCCCATCACGCGAGACGAGATCCAAAGACTGACCGTGTCGGTGTCGATCCTGCAGGGCTTCGAGGAGGCCCGCGGTTACCTGGACTGGACGCTCGGCGTGCACGGTATCCGGATAGAGTTCTACAACGAACGCGGCTCGAAACGAACTGCCACCTACCTGCCGCAGGTTGCCACCGAGCAAG GATGGGATCAAACGCAAACGATTGACTCGTTGCTGCGTAAGGGCGGCTACCGGGCTGCCATCACGCCGGAGATGCGTCGTTCAATCAAGCTGACGCGCTACACGTCTCAGGAGTGCCACATGACCTACGGCGAGTACCGTGACCTGCTGGAAAGACAATCGCAATACAACCAGCCTGGTAGAGTACAATGCTAA